From the Rhodococcus pseudokoreensis genome, one window contains:
- a CDS encoding DUF2637 domain-containing protein, translating into MTDLNLRALRVQRRSIFAVGIAVAIAVVAFMLSFAVLREFALQDGIPHSLAWIFPPIVDSAMLSATIAVVALRTINRNGIATATRPVGSAQLSPGTIR; encoded by the coding sequence ATGACCGACCTTAATCTCCGAGCATTACGAGTCCAGCGCCGCAGCATCTTCGCAGTCGGCATTGCGGTGGCAATCGCCGTAGTTGCGTTCATGCTGTCTTTCGCGGTGTTGCGTGAATTCGCATTGCAAGACGGGATTCCGCACTCACTCGCGTGGATCTTCCCACCGATCGTCGACAGCGCAATGCTGAGCGCAACGATTGCCGTCGTTGCGCTCCGGACGATCAACCGCAACGGCATTGCAACCGCAACGCGTCCGGTGGGAAGTGCACAGCTCTCGCCAGGCACGATTCGCTGA
- a CDS encoding helix-turn-helix transcriptional regulator — translation MANPHRLTTDQVLELIKAETGTELSATTFRGYVTRGQAPAPVEKIGRTPLWKRSEIIEWANNRPGQGARTDLPKSRRRRTD, via the coding sequence ATGGCGAACCCGCATCGATTGACCACCGATCAGGTCCTCGAGCTGATCAAGGCGGAAACCGGTACCGAGCTGTCGGCCACGACGTTCCGCGGATACGTCACCCGCGGGCAGGCTCCGGCGCCGGTGGAGAAGATCGGCCGCACCCCGCTGTGGAAACGGTCGGAGATCATCGAGTGGGCGAACAACAGGCCCGGCCAGGGCGCGCGCACCGACCTCCCCAAGTCCCGCCGCCGGCGCACCGACTGA
- a CDS encoding DUF2637 domain-containing protein, translated as MANFKLRLKPRRGQIQLASLIVSLVLGILISIGITVGAFVLSFAVLRDLAQQAGIPHSLTWIFPLIVDGAIMGATIAVVTLSKIDGVPGKRFFKALAVIVVFISVVGNAYHADQWATRAGQKVAAGADLGYTPLSPIGAALIAVIAPLLVLAFTHGCGILIRAIGIAQASTARVQESRDQEQRESAVESEHRDERIRQTSQHYQRNATDVAPVPGDIPVGVVPIDVPVAAAASTPVGETADSAQVEDLSPVALPTESAVADVADADSVADIADLGQQGVVRNAPSEDSQELYVLPDEEQTIENLLAFIDSCDDFEPVVKETARLRITENLSYAEIATITRAKASSTAMRRFDKVAHRAVDAGFRTPPLPEVDDATDIRNAATPDQQYALVGAR; from the coding sequence ATGGCCAACTTTAAGCTCCGACTTAAGCCTCGACGAGGACAAATCCAGCTCGCCAGCCTGATTGTTTCGTTGGTCCTTGGAATCCTCATTTCGATCGGAATCACCGTAGGTGCCTTTGTGCTGTCCTTCGCGGTCCTGCGTGACCTCGCACAGCAAGCCGGGATTCCGCACTCACTCACGTGGATCTTCCCGCTGATCGTCGACGGCGCAATCATGGGCGCAACGATCGCGGTCGTTACGCTGAGCAAGATCGACGGCGTGCCGGGTAAGCGATTCTTCAAGGCGCTCGCTGTCATCGTCGTTTTCATCAGCGTCGTCGGGAACGCGTACCACGCAGATCAATGGGCAACCCGAGCCGGACAGAAGGTGGCAGCCGGCGCCGATCTGGGGTACACACCGCTCTCCCCGATAGGAGCTGCGCTCATTGCGGTCATTGCGCCGCTCCTGGTCCTCGCCTTTACCCACGGCTGCGGGATCCTCATCAGGGCGATCGGGATCGCCCAAGCCTCCACCGCGCGCGTCCAAGAATCTCGCGACCAGGAACAGCGGGAAAGCGCTGTGGAATCCGAACACCGCGACGAGCGGATCCGGCAGACCTCGCAGCACTACCAGCGCAATGCGACAGACGTTGCGCCGGTGCCCGGTGACATCCCGGTTGGTGTTGTCCCGATCGATGTTCCCGTCGCCGCTGCGGCCTCGACCCCCGTAGGCGAGACCGCAGATTCGGCCCAGGTTGAGGACCTGAGCCCCGTTGCTCTCCCCACGGAGTCGGCCGTTGCCGACGTTGCGGACGCGGACAGCGTTGCGGACATTGCAGACCTGGGGCAGCAGGGGGTAGTCCGCAATGCGCCGAGCGAGGACTCCCAAGAGCTCTACGTGTTGCCGGACGAGGAGCAGACCATCGAGAACCTCCTCGCCTTCATCGACTCCTGCGATGACTTCGAACCCGTCGTCAAGGAAACCGCCCGTCTCCGGATCACCGAGAACCTCAGCTACGCCGAAATTGCGACGATAACGCGGGCCAAGGCGTCCTCCACCGCAATGCGCCGTTTCGACAAGGTCGCGCACCGCGCAGTGGATGCTGGATTCCGGACACCGCCGCTGCCCGAGGTCGACGATGCAACGGACATTCGCAATGCGGCAACACCTGATCAGCAGTACGCGCTGGTGGGGGCGCGCTGA
- a CDS encoding saccharopine dehydrogenase family protein, with amino-acid sequence MTDSARDRELDLVLYGATGFVGRLLADYLARTAPDGVRIALAGRSHPKLEALRTTLGPRAANWPILIADSQDPLALVELAARTQVVATTVGPYAKYGAELVGACVAAGTDYVDLTGEVLFARDSIDAHHEKARAGGVRIVHSCGYDSIPSDLGVHVLYQAVRADGAGDLGETTLVASLRGGVSGGTIDSLRTQIDASRPHPALRRLAASPYSLSPDRTAEPDLGRQSDIAIVNGADIAPTVRGWTAPFVMGSYNTRVVRRSNALRGYLYGRTFKYREVMSVGGSRLSRLYAGSVAAILGGLVLGLSVRPTRYLLDRILPAPGQGPSEKTQRDGYFAMDLYTTTTTGARYTARVKGDGDPGYRATAVMLGESALSLVLDRDRLPDTAGVLTPATALGDVLVDRLRGAGLEISARTL; translated from the coding sequence ATGACCGACAGCGCACGCGACCGCGAACTCGATCTCGTCCTCTACGGTGCCACCGGGTTCGTCGGCAGGCTGCTCGCCGACTACCTCGCCCGCACCGCCCCGGACGGGGTACGGATCGCGCTCGCCGGACGCTCCCACCCGAAACTCGAGGCGCTCCGCACCACCCTCGGGCCGCGGGCCGCGAACTGGCCGATCCTGATCGCAGACTCCCAGGATCCCCTCGCGCTCGTCGAGCTGGCCGCCCGCACCCAGGTTGTGGCGACCACGGTGGGCCCGTACGCGAAGTACGGGGCCGAACTCGTGGGCGCCTGCGTCGCGGCGGGCACCGACTACGTCGACCTGACCGGGGAGGTGCTATTCGCCCGGGACAGTATCGATGCCCACCACGAGAAGGCCCGGGCGGGTGGGGTGCGGATTGTGCACTCCTGCGGGTACGACTCGATCCCCTCCGACCTCGGGGTGCACGTGCTGTACCAGGCGGTCCGAGCCGACGGCGCCGGCGACCTGGGGGAGACCACGCTGGTGGCGTCGCTGCGCGGCGGCGTCTCGGGCGGGACCATCGATTCGCTGCGCACCCAGATCGACGCCTCCCGCCCCCACCCGGCGCTGCGCCGGTTGGCCGCATCCCCGTACTCGCTGAGCCCCGACCGCACCGCCGAACCCGACCTCGGCCGCCAATCCGACATCGCGATCGTGAACGGCGCCGACATCGCCCCCACGGTGCGGGGGTGGACGGCACCATTCGTGATGGGCTCCTACAACACCCGCGTGGTGCGCCGCAGCAACGCGCTGCGCGGCTACCTGTACGGGCGCACCTTCAAGTACCGGGAGGTGATGAGCGTCGGCGGCTCCCGACTGTCCCGCCTCTACGCGGGCAGCGTCGCCGCGATTCTCGGTGGCCTCGTCCTCGGCCTCAGTGTCCGGCCCACCCGGTATCTCCTCGACCGCATCCTCCCCGCCCCCGGCCAGGGCCCCAGCGAAAAGACGCAACGCGACGGGTATTTCGCCATGGACCTCTACACCACCACCACGACCGGCGCCCGCTACACCGCCCGAGTGAAAGGGGACGGGGATCCCGGCTACCGGGCCACCGCGGTCATGCTCGGCGAATCCGCACTGAGCCTGGTCCTCGACCGCGACCGGCTCCCCGATACGGCCGGGGTCCTCACCCCCGCCACCGCCCTCGGCGACGTCCTCGTCGACCGGCTCAGAGGTGCCGGCCTCGAGATTTCTGCCCGCACACTCTGA
- a CDS encoding ADP-ribosylglycohydrolase family protein codes for MTAPTTGNHTAPADTQIRYANAMTGLAAGDAWGYQVEFTSYAQMPAYPVTPPTGPWVISDDTQMTLAVHHALAEVTDFDDIETVTDAIVRQFLLWQVDPDNTRAPGRTCMRSLHNLRAGARWYDTDGAVESAGCGAVMRLVPTAFAPQPYWLGLTALQAVITHKHPRAVVPALLLADATRHAPQRRGRFLEHALTAAAQIYHGTSTWTEDRYLREVLAPITGDVSSYLVDGLNDGTADILTAAAGRLEQLRPLSPAEFGDPCAGIGEGWESASAIALALLVADLATTDNGHPAPLTGPEALAWAATSNGDSDSIACIAGGLIGSAHPENGYWATAGLSPSFEPRYSEEITAAASRLPTGGTAD; via the coding sequence ATGACCGCACCGACGACCGGCAACCACACCGCGCCGGCCGACACCCAGATCCGGTACGCCAACGCGATGACCGGACTGGCCGCCGGCGACGCCTGGGGATACCAGGTCGAATTCACCAGCTACGCACAGATGCCCGCGTATCCGGTCACCCCACCCACCGGACCGTGGGTCATCTCGGACGACACCCAGATGACCCTGGCCGTGCACCACGCCCTGGCCGAAGTTACCGACTTCGACGACATCGAGACGGTCACCGACGCTATCGTCCGGCAGTTCCTGCTCTGGCAGGTCGACCCCGACAACACCCGCGCACCGGGCCGCACCTGCATGCGCTCGCTGCACAACCTCCGCGCCGGGGCCCGCTGGTACGACACCGACGGCGCCGTCGAATCCGCCGGCTGCGGGGCAGTGATGCGCCTGGTGCCCACCGCCTTCGCTCCGCAGCCGTATTGGTTGGGGTTGACCGCCCTGCAGGCGGTGATCACCCACAAACATCCCCGCGCCGTGGTGCCGGCGTTGCTGCTCGCCGACGCCACCCGCCACGCACCGCAGCGCCGCGGCCGATTCCTCGAGCACGCCCTCACCGCCGCCGCGCAGATCTACCACGGCACCAGCACCTGGACCGAGGACCGGTATCTGCGGGAGGTCCTCGCCCCGATCACCGGGGACGTGTCGTCGTACCTGGTAGACGGGCTGAATGACGGGACCGCGGACATCCTCACCGCCGCCGCGGGCCGCCTCGAACAGCTCCGCCCGCTGTCGCCGGCCGAATTCGGCGACCCGTGTGCCGGGATCGGAGAGGGCTGGGAATCGGCCAGCGCCATCGCCCTGGCCCTGCTGGTCGCCGACCTCGCCACCACAGACAACGGCCACCCGGCTCCTCTGACAGGGCCGGAGGCGCTCGCCTGGGCGGCCACCAGCAACGGCGACTCCGACTCCATCGCCTGCATCGCCGGCGGACTCATCGGCTCCGCCCACCCCGAAAACGGTTACTGGGCCACCGCGGGTCTTTCGCCCTCCTTCGAGCCCCGCTATTCAGAGGAGATCACTGCCGCGGCGAGCCGGCTCCCGACCGGCGGCACAGCCGACTGA
- a CDS encoding ParA family protein — MTITAIANLKGGVGKTVVANGLSHAAAAIRRPVLLVDADMQGNSTKHLTGYTTSEPAPNSLADVLDRSTDLPIHDAIFAARREEIHVVPSGFAELQAVSDQLGTKPGGEMSFARALKPVAGDYEHVLIDCRPAIDLVSRSALYAADNLLIVVNPEPDAVDGLNSIQNALEDLAEYMDKVLPIAGIVINKLDGRRNDHADVVSYLKEYAAADGIALLGDPIIQKADISKLTNVGMGFDEHPSNPVWSRNLHNNFIEILEKVAL, encoded by the coding sequence ATGACGATCACGGCGATCGCGAACCTCAAGGGCGGCGTCGGAAAGACGGTGGTCGCCAATGGGCTCTCGCATGCCGCTGCCGCAATCCGCAGGCCGGTCCTGCTGGTCGACGCGGATATGCAAGGCAACTCCACTAAGCACCTCACCGGGTACACGACATCTGAGCCAGCGCCGAATTCGCTCGCAGATGTACTCGACCGATCGACGGATTTGCCGATTCATGACGCGATCTTCGCCGCACGGCGTGAAGAAATACACGTAGTGCCGTCGGGCTTCGCTGAACTTCAGGCGGTTTCGGACCAGCTGGGAACCAAGCCCGGGGGAGAGATGTCCTTCGCTCGCGCGCTCAAGCCGGTCGCTGGCGACTACGAGCACGTCCTGATCGACTGCCGCCCTGCGATTGACCTAGTGTCCCGAAGCGCCCTGTACGCCGCCGACAATCTTCTGATCGTCGTTAACCCGGAGCCGGACGCAGTGGACGGCCTCAATTCGATCCAGAACGCACTGGAAGACCTGGCTGAGTACATGGACAAGGTCCTTCCCATCGCGGGGATTGTCATCAACAAGCTTGACGGCCGTCGCAACGACCACGCGGACGTTGTCTCCTACCTCAAGGAGTACGCGGCTGCAGACGGTATCGCTTTGCTTGGCGACCCGATCATTCAGAAAGCAGACATCTCCAAGCTGACCAACGTCGGTATGGGGTTCGATGAACACCCCTCCAATCCGGTCTGGTCCCGCAACCTTCACAACAACTTCATCGAGATCCTGGAGAAGGTGGCACTCTGA
- a CDS encoding ADP-ribosyltransferase — protein sequence MTLTAAAVQAAPPSVLPELMSALGIDPAVLGETPMPSVHANPPSAKLLIAHAEAERAKLASPTLTPAQVALEEAEQHLAAADAETDDARKAVNRMRARLRKAKKAAAEGTGAESEVAAKQQDVDDAKQAYLDAQRRQGEARDDLAAAKFGLHEDMSTAAERDAYFASLSDDEVDTITRALNRRAAPAAEQALTEGGQPGLSSIPRDTGVYNAGTIPMETGSGVTEVEGRLLDGGTAIYRRGYSDFIILQRSGDAYHPVGQASSKNDALAKANRIPVLTAPDPLPTGATEMQKQAHAMKGEVGLHVARKAVAGALSTPAAQQALIDEEMAEARDTLTHALGGGPARADIHDGIKRHKSRLREQAADAAGQQARATALAAGASTAEADAAYLKAHRRALGTPTVGGGVIPHFDHDIPPHSLGADTHASLWRSGIRAYGKETAGDYSVIGQKAGDLKAWGFQVGPGGQVQTSSIGSLTTSNAQFVQKMLSYQERTALTTYTGGGYHAINAAITGRDPSPSGHVKTVVSQLDSAFGKFREHNPNTAPMTLVRGTRVPSGFKGSTEEYIDAAFTVGSRMQIGKVTSFSTNHGTANAFAGHPPYMMVVRTRDGLPLKSISNFSSEDEVVLPMGTDLRCVKVDHQGIGGRPTVYMVAEDLVAESDSGTGGGATKAA from the coding sequence ATGACCCTGACGGCGGCCGCAGTGCAGGCGGCGCCCCCGAGCGTCCTGCCGGAGCTGATGTCGGCGTTGGGAATCGACCCGGCAGTGCTGGGGGAGACCCCGATGCCGAGCGTCCACGCCAACCCGCCGTCAGCGAAACTGCTGATCGCGCACGCCGAAGCCGAGCGTGCGAAACTCGCCAGCCCGACGCTCACCCCGGCACAGGTCGCGCTGGAGGAGGCCGAGCAGCACCTGGCCGCAGCCGACGCGGAGACCGACGACGCCCGAAAGGCCGTCAACCGGATGCGGGCCCGGCTGCGGAAGGCGAAGAAGGCCGCCGCGGAAGGGACCGGAGCAGAGTCCGAGGTCGCCGCGAAACAGCAGGACGTCGACGACGCCAAACAGGCATATCTCGATGCCCAGCGCCGTCAGGGCGAAGCCCGCGACGACCTCGCCGCCGCCAAGTTCGGCCTGCACGAGGACATGTCCACCGCTGCCGAACGCGACGCCTACTTCGCCTCCCTCTCCGACGACGAGGTCGACACGATCACCCGAGCGCTGAACCGCCGCGCCGCGCCGGCCGCGGAGCAGGCTCTCACCGAGGGCGGACAGCCCGGCCTCTCCTCGATTCCTCGGGATACCGGCGTCTACAACGCCGGCACCATTCCGATGGAAACCGGATCCGGTGTCACCGAGGTCGAGGGACGCCTCCTCGACGGCGGGACCGCCATCTACCGGCGCGGCTACTCGGACTTCATCATCCTGCAGCGCAGCGGCGACGCGTACCACCCGGTGGGGCAGGCGAGTAGTAAGAACGACGCGCTGGCCAAGGCCAATCGAATTCCGGTCCTGACCGCGCCCGATCCGCTGCCGACCGGTGCGACCGAGATGCAGAAACAAGCCCACGCGATGAAGGGCGAAGTCGGGCTGCACGTGGCCCGGAAGGCGGTCGCCGGAGCCCTATCCACGCCGGCCGCGCAACAGGCGTTGATCGACGAAGAGATGGCCGAGGCGAGGGACACCCTGACCCACGCACTCGGCGGCGGACCGGCCCGCGCCGACATCCACGACGGCATCAAACGGCACAAGAGCCGGCTGCGGGAGCAGGCGGCGGACGCGGCAGGGCAGCAGGCGCGGGCGACAGCCCTCGCGGCCGGTGCGAGCACGGCCGAGGCCGACGCCGCGTACCTGAAGGCGCACCGACGTGCCCTGGGAACACCGACGGTCGGGGGCGGGGTGATCCCGCACTTCGACCACGACATCCCACCGCACAGCCTCGGCGCCGACACCCACGCCAGCCTCTGGCGCAGCGGAATCCGCGCCTACGGCAAGGAAACCGCCGGCGACTACAGCGTCATCGGACAGAAGGCCGGCGACCTGAAGGCCTGGGGGTTCCAGGTGGGCCCCGGCGGGCAGGTGCAGACGTCGAGCATCGGGTCGTTGACCACCTCGAATGCGCAGTTCGTGCAGAAGATGCTCAGCTATCAGGAGCGGACCGCGCTGACCACCTACACCGGCGGCGGCTACCACGCGATCAATGCGGCGATCACCGGCCGCGACCCGAGTCCGTCCGGGCACGTCAAGACCGTGGTGTCGCAGCTGGACTCGGCGTTCGGCAAGTTCCGGGAACACAACCCGAACACGGCGCCGATGACCCTGGTGCGCGGCACCCGAGTGCCGAGCGGATTCAAGGGCAGCACCGAGGAGTACATCGACGCTGCCTTCACGGTCGGGTCCCGCATGCAGATCGGCAAGGTGACCAGCTTCTCCACCAACCACGGCACCGCGAACGCCTTCGCCGGCCACCCGCCGTACATGATGGTCGTCCGCACCCGAGACGGACTGCCACTCAAGTCCATCTCGAACTTCTCCTCCGAGGACGAGGTCGTCCTCCCGATGGGCACCGATCTGCGGTGCGTGAAGGTCGACCACCAGGGCATCGGTGGCCGGCCGACGGTCTACATGGTCGCCGAAGACCTCGTCGCCGAATCCGATTCCGGCACCGGCGGCGGCGCGACCAAGGCCGCGTAA
- a CDS encoding class I SAM-dependent methyltransferase, giving the protein MSAEVTQAEKDGAKKYSPIVLSAYDTFVLQWSNTYAWRCPRERLLAHYDTHLGARHLDIGPGTGWYLHNATYPTAAPEITLMDLNTNTMAMTTGRLADRAITPAVHTGSILAPIDPAVGVFDSVAANFVFHCVPGTWPQKGVAFGHIARVVADDGVFFGSTILGTGVQHNLFGRALCALYNGPIKAFDNTADDEDGLRTALSAAFEDVEITVIGTVAVFAARRPRRTPAS; this is encoded by the coding sequence ATGAGCGCTGAGGTCACGCAGGCGGAGAAGGACGGCGCCAAGAAGTACAGCCCGATCGTGTTGTCCGCCTACGACACGTTCGTGCTGCAGTGGAGCAACACCTACGCCTGGCGCTGCCCCCGCGAGCGACTCCTGGCCCACTACGACACCCACCTCGGCGCCCGGCACCTCGACATCGGCCCCGGCACCGGCTGGTACCTGCACAACGCCACCTACCCCACCGCGGCGCCCGAGATCACCCTGATGGACCTCAACACCAACACGATGGCGATGACCACCGGCCGGCTCGCCGACCGCGCTATCACCCCCGCCGTGCACACCGGCAGCATCCTCGCCCCCATCGACCCGGCCGTGGGGGTCTTCGATTCGGTGGCAGCGAACTTCGTGTTCCACTGCGTCCCCGGAACCTGGCCGCAGAAAGGCGTAGCGTTCGGGCACATCGCCCGGGTCGTCGCCGACGACGGGGTGTTCTTCGGCTCCACCATCCTCGGGACCGGTGTGCAGCACAACCTGTTCGGCCGCGCGTTGTGTGCCTTGTACAACGGGCCGATCAAGGCCTTCGACAACACCGCCGACGACGAGGACGGGCTGCGCACCGCCCTGTCGGCCGCATTCGAAGATGTCGAGATCACCGTCATCGGCACGGTGGCCGTCTTCGCCGCCCGCCGGCCGCGACGCACTCCGGCCTCTTAG
- a CDS encoding cutinase family protein, with amino-acid sequence MPARCSRARSVVALVACATVAGGAVALTAPAIAHADPTGCAATFNLLIPGTWETSENADPHQPVGILTPVADAITTAHGGRAEVYTLPYMARAFDNGHTYADSKVDALTKAEAVLTEVSSKCRNTKFTITGYSQGADAAGDLASGIGNDKGPVPADRVLAVGLLADPGAGTKGAAIVGPRTSGAGIADPRPQGMGTLSGRVASICDPGDLYCSIRKGDNPLLGSLGSILSKTTGTGDTSNVGGSAELATALTSDFSGADLPALGRGVAALGQQLAEPNINVGAVAATASSIAQTLAPMADLIDSGTAHAAAGQLAGAPVGSPEHSASEVLSHAGESDLSAALTAVTTLADTAGRLADSGSSVAGTSGDAAQLSAAATTLDGQLAPLTSTPADALSTASNVLSVLKPATVVGQVLNVATGVTALDVPGILRNLTMLPQKVAALDARGAHQVAGELNNQFAPLVKMAAAVDLRWVSQVLSVIPDPTGYTQIAALVASILANVDVIRLATLIGQIQEIAWTAVEKLLPPPGQLPDPLGAGAAMTGLLPVGLDLASVAVAMLSGKASKTPPELLGTTSKAATTIAAQAQNFDLPALTGSLTTMAQSRGAEDLAALVGEGLEAASFFTSGAHTNYSALVVDNAGRDAITWLSDWLTLQIGRSV; translated from the coding sequence ATGCCCGCAAGATGTTCGAGAGCCCGCAGCGTGGTGGCTCTCGTTGCGTGCGCGACCGTCGCCGGCGGTGCCGTCGCATTGACCGCCCCCGCTATCGCGCACGCCGACCCCACCGGCTGTGCGGCGACGTTCAATTTGCTGATCCCCGGTACCTGGGAGACCTCGGAGAACGCCGACCCCCACCAACCTGTCGGGATCCTCACACCGGTCGCTGACGCCATCACCACTGCCCACGGCGGGCGGGCAGAGGTCTACACCCTGCCGTACATGGCCCGTGCGTTCGACAACGGACATACCTACGCCGACAGCAAGGTCGACGCCCTCACCAAGGCCGAGGCCGTACTCACCGAGGTGTCGAGCAAGTGCAGGAACACGAAGTTCACGATTACCGGCTACTCCCAGGGCGCCGATGCAGCGGGCGATCTCGCCTCGGGGATCGGCAACGACAAGGGGCCGGTGCCCGCTGATCGTGTGCTGGCCGTCGGCCTGCTCGCCGACCCCGGCGCCGGCACCAAGGGTGCGGCGATCGTTGGGCCTCGAACCTCCGGCGCAGGTATCGCGGATCCGCGACCCCAGGGAATGGGCACACTCTCCGGCAGAGTTGCCTCGATCTGCGATCCCGGCGACCTGTACTGCTCGATCCGCAAGGGCGACAACCCGCTACTCGGCTCGCTCGGATCGATTCTGAGCAAAACCACCGGCACGGGCGACACCAGCAACGTCGGCGGAAGTGCCGAACTGGCGACCGCGCTGACCTCGGATTTCTCCGGAGCTGACCTGCCCGCGCTGGGCCGGGGTGTTGCCGCGCTCGGACAGCAGCTCGCCGAGCCGAACATCAACGTCGGCGCTGTTGCCGCAACGGCGTCGTCCATCGCACAGACACTCGCCCCGATGGCGGATCTGATCGACTCCGGGACCGCGCACGCCGCCGCCGGACAGCTCGCCGGAGCCCCGGTGGGTAGCCCCGAACACAGTGCCTCCGAGGTGCTGTCCCACGCCGGGGAATCCGATCTGTCGGCCGCGCTGACCGCCGTGACGACGCTTGCCGACACCGCGGGCAGGCTGGCCGATTCGGGCTCATCTGTGGCCGGGACGTCGGGGGACGCGGCGCAGCTCTCGGCCGCGGCCACCACCCTCGACGGTCAGCTCGCCCCGCTGACATCCACCCCGGCCGATGCGCTGTCGACGGCCTCGAATGTGCTGTCGGTGCTGAAACCGGCCACGGTGGTGGGCCAGGTCCTCAACGTCGCCACCGGGGTGACAGCTCTCGACGTGCCTGGCATTCTCCGCAACCTCACGATGCTGCCGCAGAAGGTCGCCGCGCTCGACGCCCGCGGAGCACACCAGGTGGCCGGCGAGCTGAACAACCAGTTCGCACCGTTGGTGAAGATGGCCGCGGCCGTCGATCTTCGCTGGGTGTCGCAGGTGCTCTCGGTCATCCCGGACCCCACCGGGTACACGCAGATTGCTGCGCTCGTGGCGTCGATCCTCGCAAATGTCGACGTCATCCGGCTCGCCACCCTGATCGGACAGATCCAGGAAATTGCCTGGACCGCGGTGGAGAAACTGCTGCCACCACCCGGGCAGCTACCCGACCCGCTCGGAGCGGGTGCGGCGATGACCGGACTGCTGCCCGTTGGCCTCGACCTGGCCTCGGTCGCGGTGGCCATGCTCTCGGGCAAGGCATCCAAGACCCCTCCGGAGCTGCTCGGCACAACCTCGAAGGCGGCCACCACCATCGCCGCCCAGGCGCAGAATTTCGATCTGCCGGCGCTGACCGGCTCGTTGACGACCATGGCCCAGTCCCGCGGTGCCGAGGATCTGGCCGCTCTGGTCGGAGAAGGGCTCGAGGCCGCGAGCTTTTTCACCTCCGGCGCCCACACCAACTACAGCGCTCTGGTCGTCGATAACGCAGGCCGCGACGCGATCACCTGGCTGTCGGATTGGCTGACGCTGCAGATCGGACGGTCGGTATGA
- a CDS encoding helix-turn-helix transcriptional regulator, which produces MVSSNEGHPVARRARLVSRKVIRGFVPKRLTAAREKAGMSRGDLARVSDVTETAIGRWETGARSPQIDHLAKVVRALGLQMSDLVIVPSEGRYPGDWRVLLGLTQPELGKKAGISTTMVGAIERGEARLTEDVAAKLSAALGIPGGELRESYERARSRPPGTPA; this is translated from the coding sequence ATGGTGTCTAGCAATGAAGGCCACCCTGTCGCACGAAGAGCCCGGCTCGTGTCTCGAAAAGTAATCCGCGGCTTTGTCCCGAAGCGCCTCACGGCGGCGCGGGAGAAAGCCGGCATGTCGCGCGGAGATCTCGCGCGCGTTTCCGATGTCACCGAGACCGCGATCGGCCGTTGGGAGACGGGGGCCCGATCGCCGCAGATCGACCACCTGGCGAAGGTGGTGCGTGCGCTCGGCCTCCAGATGTCGGACCTCGTCATCGTTCCGTCCGAGGGTAGGTACCCCGGTGACTGGCGCGTTCTTCTCGGTCTCACCCAGCCGGAACTCGGCAAGAAGGCTGGCATCAGCACAACGATGGTCGGGGCGATCGAGCGCGGCGAGGCTCGCCTCACCGAGGACGTTGCCGCAAAGCTGTCCGCTGCTCTCGGAATCCCGGGCGGCGAGCTGCGTGAGTCGTACGAACGCGCGCGGAGCCGCCCACCGGGCACGCCCGCCTGA